One segment of Panicum virgatum strain AP13 chromosome 1K, P.virgatum_v5, whole genome shotgun sequence DNA contains the following:
- the LOC120699264 gene encoding uncharacterized protein LOC120699264 has product MSSPLVTGGCFALKSKINGKYLRYSPEKEKILEVSGEDVLSPYTRFRAELSREHDGHVHIRCCYNNKYWVAREVNQQWCLMGDANEPQEDLSDPSCTVLRHEPSSVHVDDVNLEHARLKRSVYMRADAHPTEKTLRAGSLLLGNKDKPDEEDAYTFSVINLEGQMLLPKYVCFKGDNGMYLRARKVEWNLNYLEFSSDDIADPTVRNIIHTNSDGTIRIYSSHYGKFWRRSPNWIWGDSDDTTSRNPDTVFRALLLGGGKCALQNLGNNNYCKRLTTEGKTSCLNAAVPTITREAQLELHETVLSRKIYGVEYRLKDVNIHDLKPRTFYTKTIANSTSRPHKSKLTISYSVTTERRWDSNVSWKLGVTTTIKAGVPAIAETSVEISSEFSGSYTWGETQSHTEQQSNEEEIEVPAHSKRTVRVVATEGTCEIPFSYIQEDMLTTGEIVVTKMHDGIYRGVNSYGFETQINE; this is encoded by the exons atgTCATCTCCTTTAGTGACCGGCGGGTGCTTTGCTCTTAAGTCTAAGATTAATGGCAAATACTTGCGCTACTCGCCTGAGAAAGAGAAAATCCTTGAGGTGAGTGGGGAAGATGTCCTCAGTCCCTACACTAGGTTTCGTGCAGAGCTGTCCAGGGAGCACGACGGCCACGTTCACATCAGATGCTGCTACAACAACAAGTACTGGGTCGCCCGTGAGGTTAACCAGCAGTGGTGCCTCATGGGTGATGCAAATGAGCCCCAAGAGGACCTATCAGATCCTTCTTGCACGGTGCTCCGGCATGAACCCAGCAGTGTTCACGTCGATGATGTCAA CTTGGAGCACGCCAGGCTCAAAAGAAGTGTTTACATGCGCGCCGATGCTCATCCAACCGAAAAGACCCTCAGAGCTGGCTCCTTGCTGCTAGGAAACAAAGATAAACCAGATGAAGAAGATGCCTACACGTTTAGTGTCATCAATCTAGAAGGACAAATGCTACTGCCCAAATACGTTTGTTTCAAGGGTGACAATGGCATGTACCTCAGGGCGAGGAAGGTTGAATGGAACCTCAACTACTTGGAGTTTTCGTCGGATGACATTGCTGATCCAACGGTGAGAAACATCATTCACACAAACAGCGATGGCACCATCCGCATATACTCGAGTCACTATGGTAAGTTCTGGAGGCGCAGCCCCAACTGGATCTGGGGAGACTCCGATGACACCACCAGTAGGAATCCTGACACGGTGTTCCGAGCGCTCTTGCTTGGGGGCGGCAAATGCGCACTTCAGAACCTCGGCAACAACAACTACTGCAAGAGGTTGACCACCGAAGGCAAGACGAGTTGCCTCAACGCTGCGGTTCCTACCATCACAAGGGAGGCACAGCTAGAGCTGCATGAAACTGTCCTATCTCGAAAGATCTATGGCGTTGAGTACCGCCTCAAAGATGTCAATATTCACGACCTCAAGCCCCGCACTTTTTACACTAAAACAATTGCTAACAGCACAAGTAGGCCCCACAAGAGTAAGCTAACCATATCTTACAGTGTAACGACGGAGAGGAGATGGGATTCAAATGTCTCCTGGAAGCTTGGTGTGACAACCACCATCAAAGCTGGGGTTCCAGCAATTGCAGAGACATCAGTTGAGATCTCAAGTGAGTTTAGTGGATCATACACCTGGGGAGAAACTCAATCTCACACTGAACAGCAATCAAATGAAGAAGAAATTGAGGTCCCTGCACACAGCAAGAGGACAGTTCGAGTGGTGGCAACAGAGGGAACATGTGAAATTCCCTTCTCATACATCCAGGAGGATATGTTAACAACCGGAGAGATAGTTGTTACGAAGATGCATGATGGGATCTACCGTGGAGTCAACAGCTATGGTTTCGAGACGCAGATCAACGAATAG